A stretch of the Corynebacterium maris DSM 45190 genome encodes the following:
- a CDS encoding ABC-ATPase domain-containing protein — MSLASRLTALDGKGYGAYKSLRGEHAVAPGVTLHLDKVQADPFAPPSLIRVVLERAVLGNIHDLAVWHPGAAGDHLTRRLVGAIAELSPRGKENGQLGIDRPGQQVLVRSTVVFTRHGLELRMEAALPAKGRRIRGRVAARLLTEVLPDVVTRAVVDADPEKLQEAIRLKVDQEDLREQVRADDLVAFVADGSVLPRRSGDSDEPLRTAVTFQSPESLRRSYRLPSGREVTGMGLARGVTVIVGGGFHGKSTLLRALQSGVYDHVAGDGRELIVSVDDAVALRAEDGRAVTGVDISQFIDGLPTGAGTTNFSTPNASGSTSQAAWLSEALEAGSSCLLIDEDTSATNFMIRDERMRLLVPADREPITPLIDRIRGLWEGAGVSTVLVTGGSGAYLDVADRVILMDDYLPLDVTERAAKLREPVPAQEPYPLPAPRRPRIDVRGKRPPQAKGLQVIRVGDGQLDLSALAQLVDGSQTRTIATLLPRVQQRLEGGMSLAEAVAAALHENVVTRPGRHPGRLAQVRPQELMFAVNHLRP; from the coding sequence ATGTCGCTGGCGTCCCGGCTCACTGCGCTCGACGGTAAAGGTTACGGCGCGTACAAGTCGCTGCGCGGGGAGCATGCCGTCGCCCCGGGCGTGACGCTGCACCTGGATAAGGTGCAGGCGGACCCCTTCGCCCCGCCCTCGCTGATCCGGGTCGTGCTCGAGCGCGCTGTCCTGGGGAATATCCACGATCTGGCCGTCTGGCATCCCGGGGCAGCGGGCGATCACCTGACTCGCCGGCTCGTGGGAGCGATCGCGGAGCTGAGCCCGCGCGGCAAGGAGAACGGCCAGCTGGGCATCGACCGACCAGGCCAGCAGGTCTTGGTGCGCTCCACCGTGGTCTTCACCCGTCATGGGTTGGAGCTACGGATGGAGGCGGCGCTGCCCGCGAAGGGTCGAAGGATCCGCGGCCGGGTGGCGGCGCGGCTGCTCACCGAGGTGCTGCCCGACGTCGTTACGCGGGCCGTTGTCGACGCCGACCCGGAGAAGCTGCAGGAGGCCATCCGCCTCAAGGTCGATCAGGAAGATCTGCGCGAGCAGGTGCGCGCCGACGACTTGGTGGCTTTTGTCGCCGACGGCTCCGTGCTCCCGCGCCGCTCCGGCGACAGCGACGAGCCGTTACGCACAGCCGTCACCTTCCAGTCCCCGGAGTCGCTGCGGCGGAGCTACCGGCTGCCGTCGGGCCGCGAGGTCACCGGCATGGGCCTCGCCCGCGGCGTCACCGTGATCGTCGGCGGCGGCTTCCACGGCAAGTCCACGCTGCTGCGTGCCCTGCAGTCCGGGGTCTATGACCACGTGGCGGGCGACGGGCGCGAGCTCATCGTGTCCGTGGACGACGCCGTCGCCCTGCGCGCCGAGGACGGCCGCGCGGTCACCGGGGTCGACATCTCCCAGTTCATCGATGGGCTGCCCACCGGCGCAGGCACGACGAACTTTTCGACGCCCAACGCCTCCGGGTCGACCTCCCAGGCCGCTTGGCTCAGCGAGGCCCTCGAGGCCGGTTCCAGCTGCTTGCTCATCGATGAGGACACCTCGGCGACGAACTTCATGATCCGTGACGAACGCATGCGCCTGCTCGTGCCCGCCGACAGGGAGCCGATCACCCCGCTCATCGACCGCATCCGCGGCCTCTGGGAGGGCGCGGGCGTGTCCACCGTGCTGGTCACGGGCGGATCGGGCGCGTATCTGGACGTCGCGGACCGCGTCATCCTCATGGACGACTACTTGCCCCTCGACGTCACCGAGCGCGCCGCCAAACTCCGAGAACCGGTCCCGGCGCAGGAGCCCTATCCCCTGCCCGCGCCGCGGCGCCCGCGTATCGACGTCCGGGGCAAGCGCCCGCCCCAGGCCAAAGGCCTGCAGGTGATCCGGGTGGGCGACGGCCAGCTGGATCTCTCCGCGCTGGCCCAACTCGTCGACGGCTCCCAGACCCGCACCATCGCGACGTTACTGCCGCGGGTGCAGCAACGGCTGGAGGGCGGCATGTCATTGGCCGAAGCTGTCGCGGCCGCGCTGCATGAGAACGTGGTGACCCGGCCCGGGCGACACCCCGGCAGGCTGGCGCAGGTGCGGCCGCAGGAGCTGATGTTCGCGGTCAACCACCTGCGTCCGTGA
- a CDS encoding VanW family protein, with amino-acid sequence MSGSTSKRSNGRGWKVALGVVVGLILIAVVAYGVDYFANKDKVPRGTAVGGVEIGGMDKAEASQTLQAELGGVETDPVTVAAGELTSQLIPAESGLGIDWDATVAAAGESSANPLVRIAGLFTTREVDVVSQTDEAALNPQLDRVAGELFVAPADGAVGIEDGEVRVTDPVVGQEVDRAELQGEVTDGWLDPAGVEVEALPLEPAINQDVVDDVANGVAAEAVSGPLVLSGDDDVDGVIEPARIGEFVAFRNEDGAILPDVDVEAATAILDEQLAVTETESINAQILSDGSITPHQDGRAVDWETTMDGFVERVLGDEPREWDALYEDDPAGFTTEMAQNAEFNQVMGEFTTSGYSTTSGQNIAVIVGDVSGAIVAPGEVFSLNEFTGPRGTAQGYVEGGIIEDGRAGTAVGGGISQFATTLYNAYYFAGLEDVTHTPHSYYISRYPAGREATVYEGAIDLAFRNQTDVPVRIEATVGGGSLTVRIMGVDQYNVESVNGGRWAATQPREMSVSGSECIPSSGNPGFTTSDTRIVRDKAGNEVFRNTETTVYDPQPIVRCTG; translated from the coding sequence GTGAGCGGATCAACGAGCAAGCGTAGTAACGGCCGGGGCTGGAAAGTCGCCCTCGGCGTTGTCGTCGGCTTAATCCTCATCGCCGTCGTGGCCTACGGCGTCGACTACTTCGCCAACAAGGACAAGGTGCCGCGCGGCACCGCCGTCGGCGGCGTGGAGATCGGCGGCATGGACAAGGCGGAGGCCAGCCAGACTCTGCAGGCAGAACTCGGCGGCGTGGAAACCGACCCCGTCACCGTCGCCGCCGGGGAGCTGACCAGCCAGCTCATCCCGGCGGAGTCCGGCCTGGGCATCGACTGGGACGCCACCGTCGCCGCCGCCGGTGAATCCTCGGCGAACCCGCTGGTGCGTATCGCGGGGTTGTTCACCACCCGGGAAGTCGACGTCGTCTCCCAGACCGACGAGGCCGCGCTGAACCCGCAACTGGACCGCGTCGCCGGGGAGCTGTTCGTCGCCCCGGCCGACGGCGCCGTGGGGATTGAGGACGGCGAGGTGCGCGTCACCGACCCCGTCGTCGGCCAGGAAGTCGACCGCGCCGAATTACAAGGCGAGGTCACCGACGGCTGGCTCGACCCCGCCGGCGTCGAGGTCGAGGCCCTGCCGCTGGAGCCGGCCATTAATCAGGACGTCGTCGACGACGTCGCCAATGGTGTGGCCGCCGAAGCCGTCTCCGGCCCGCTCGTGCTCAGCGGCGACGATGACGTCGACGGCGTCATCGAGCCCGCCCGCATCGGTGAATTCGTCGCCTTCCGCAATGAAGACGGCGCCATCCTCCCCGACGTCGACGTCGAGGCGGCCACCGCGATCCTCGACGAACAGCTGGCCGTCACCGAGACCGAGTCGATCAACGCCCAGATCCTCTCCGACGGCTCGATCACCCCGCACCAGGACGGTCGTGCCGTCGACTGGGAGACCACCATGGACGGCTTCGTCGAACGCGTCCTCGGCGACGAGCCCCGCGAGTGGGACGCCCTCTACGAGGACGACCCCGCGGGATTCACCACCGAGATGGCGCAAAACGCCGAATTCAACCAGGTCATGGGCGAATTCACCACCTCCGGCTACTCGACGACCTCCGGGCAGAACATCGCCGTGATCGTCGGCGACGTCTCCGGCGCCATCGTCGCCCCCGGTGAAGTCTTCTCCCTCAACGAGTTCACCGGCCCCCGCGGCACGGCCCAGGGCTACGTCGAAGGCGGCATCATCGAAGACGGCCGTGCCGGCACCGCCGTCGGCGGCGGCATCAGCCAATTCGCCACCACCTTGTACAACGCCTACTACTTCGCCGGCCTCGAGGACGTCACGCACACCCCGCACAGCTACTACATCTCCCGCTACCCGGCCGGGCGTGAGGCCACCGTCTACGAAGGCGCCATCGACCTGGCCTTCCGCAACCAGACCGACGTGCCGGTGCGCATCGAGGCCACCGTCGGCGGCGGCTCGTTGACCGTCCGCATCATGGGCGTGGACCAGTACAACGTGGAATCCGTCAACGGCGGCCGCTGGGCGGCCACCCAGCCGCGCGAGATGAGCGTCTCCGGCAGCGAGTGCATCCCTTCCAGTGGCAACCCGGGCTTCACCACCTCGGACACCCGCATCGTCCGCGACAAGGCCGGCAACGAGGTCTTCCGCAACACCGAGACCACCGTCTATGACCCGCAGCCCATCGTCCGCTGCACGGGCTAG
- a CDS encoding pyridoxal phosphate-dependent aminotransferase — protein MSENEPDTTDTPQNEKETTKQTAPAKQAPEQPKKKAASARRTSRTFDQADKLKNVFYDIRGPLAAEAERMESEGHTILKLNTGNPAVFGFDAPDVIMRDMIANLPTSQGYSTSKGILPARRAVVTRYEVIEDFPHFDVDDVYLGNGVSELISMVTQALLNDGDEILIPMPDYPLWTASTTLAGGNPVHYVLDEEDDWNPSIEDIRSKITERTKAIVVINPNNPTGAVYPRKVLEDIAQVAREHDLMILADEIYDRILYDGAQHISMAEVAPDVLTLTFNGLSKAYRVAGYRAGWVIVTGPKEYAKGFIEGLELLAGTRLCSNVPGQHAIQVALGGRQSIYGLTGEDGRLLRQRDIAYEKLNEIPGVSAVKPKGALYAFPKLDPNVYEIHDDTQLMLDLLRQEKILMVQGTGFNMPDHQHFRVVTLPWASQLENALDRLGNFLASYRQ, from the coding sequence AAGAAACTACCAAACAGACGGCCCCGGCGAAGCAGGCGCCGGAGCAGCCGAAGAAGAAGGCCGCCTCGGCCCGTCGCACGTCGCGTACCTTCGACCAGGCGGACAAGCTGAAGAACGTCTTCTACGACATCCGCGGACCGCTCGCCGCGGAGGCTGAGCGCATGGAGTCCGAGGGCCACACCATCCTCAAGCTGAACACCGGCAACCCCGCCGTCTTCGGCTTCGACGCCCCGGACGTGATCATGCGCGACATGATCGCCAACCTGCCGACCTCGCAGGGCTACTCCACCTCCAAGGGCATCCTGCCGGCGCGCCGTGCGGTGGTCACCCGCTACGAAGTCATCGAGGACTTCCCCCACTTCGACGTCGACGACGTCTACCTGGGCAACGGCGTCTCCGAGCTGATCTCCATGGTCACCCAGGCGCTGCTCAACGACGGTGACGAGATCCTCATCCCCATGCCGGACTACCCGCTGTGGACCGCTTCGACGACGCTGGCCGGCGGCAATCCGGTGCACTACGTCCTCGACGAGGAGGACGACTGGAACCCGTCGATCGAGGACATCCGTTCCAAGATCACGGAGCGCACCAAGGCCATCGTGGTGATCAACCCGAATAACCCGACGGGTGCGGTGTACCCGCGCAAGGTGCTGGAAGACATCGCGCAGGTCGCCCGCGAACACGACCTGATGATCCTCGCCGACGAGATCTACGACCGCATCCTCTACGACGGCGCGCAGCACATCTCCATGGCGGAGGTCGCTCCCGATGTGCTGACCTTGACCTTCAACGGCCTGTCCAAGGCCTACCGCGTCGCCGGTTACCGCGCGGGCTGGGTCATCGTCACCGGGCCGAAGGAGTACGCCAAGGGCTTCATCGAGGGCCTGGAGCTGCTCGCCGGAACGCGGCTGTGCTCGAATGTGCCGGGCCAGCACGCCATCCAGGTGGCCCTCGGCGGCCGGCAGTCCATCTACGGGCTGACCGGCGAGGACGGCCGGCTGCTGCGCCAGCGCGACATCGCCTACGAGAAGCTCAACGAAATCCCGGGCGTGTCTGCGGTCAAGCCGAAGGGGGCGCTGTACGCGTTCCCGAAGCTGGACCCGAACGTCTACGAGATCCACGACGACACCCAACTGATGCTGGACCTGCTGCGCCAGGAAAAGATCCTCATGGTGCAGGGCACCGGCTTCAACATGCCGGACCACCAGCACTTCCGGGTGGTGACGCTGCCGTGGGCCTCACAGCTGGAAAATGCCCTCGACCGGCTGGGCAACTTCCTGGCCAGCTATCGCCAGTAG
- a CDS encoding UDP-glucose dehydrogenase family protein, giving the protein MRMSVIGTGYLGATHAACMAELGHEVIGVDVDDNKINQLTGGEVPFYEPGLPEILRRNLDDARLRFTADYADAAAFAHVHFLGVGTPQERGSYAADLTYVNAVIDTLVPLLEGDHLIVGKSTVPVGTAQALQERADALAGPDTNVEIAWNPEFLRESHGVEDTIHPDRIVIGLRDGSRAEGVLREVYASQIAEDIPFLVMDLATSELVKASANAFLATKISFINAVAEVCEAAGADVTKLADAIGYDERIGRKFLGAGLGFGGGCLPKDIRAFMARAGELGADQALTFLREVDAINMRQRERLVLMAKEFLGGSVMGRRITVLGAAFKANSDDVRDSPALSVAGQLNLAGADVSVFDPQAMGNARKVFPTLTYADTLDEALTGADLVILATEWRQFRDMDPRHVGELVAQRRIIDGRNVLDVDAWQAEGWTIGALGRSL; this is encoded by the coding sequence ATGCGTATGTCGGTGATCGGCACCGGGTATCTCGGTGCCACCCACGCGGCCTGCATGGCGGAACTCGGCCATGAGGTCATCGGCGTGGATGTGGATGACAATAAAATCAACCAGCTCACAGGCGGCGAGGTGCCGTTCTACGAACCGGGGCTGCCGGAGATCCTGCGCAGGAATCTTGACGACGCCCGCCTGCGCTTTACCGCCGACTACGCCGACGCCGCGGCCTTCGCCCACGTGCACTTCCTGGGCGTGGGCACCCCGCAGGAGCGCGGCTCCTATGCCGCGGATCTGACGTATGTTAACGCGGTAATCGACACGTTGGTGCCGCTGCTTGAGGGCGATCACCTGATCGTCGGCAAGTCGACGGTTCCGGTGGGCACCGCCCAAGCCCTGCAGGAACGCGCCGACGCGCTGGCCGGGCCAGACACGAATGTGGAGATCGCCTGGAACCCGGAGTTCCTGCGCGAATCCCACGGCGTGGAGGACACCATCCACCCCGACCGCATCGTCATCGGTCTGCGCGACGGCTCCCGGGCGGAGGGCGTGTTGCGGGAGGTCTATGCCTCGCAGATCGCCGAGGACATCCCCTTCCTAGTAATGGACCTGGCCACCTCCGAGCTGGTGAAGGCGTCGGCGAACGCGTTTTTGGCCACCAAGATCAGCTTCATCAACGCCGTCGCCGAGGTCTGCGAGGCCGCCGGCGCCGATGTGACCAAGCTGGCCGACGCCATCGGCTACGACGAGCGCATCGGCCGGAAGTTCCTCGGCGCGGGCTTAGGCTTCGGTGGCGGGTGTCTGCCGAAGGACATCCGCGCGTTCATGGCCCGGGCCGGCGAGCTGGGCGCTGACCAGGCGCTGACTTTCCTGCGCGAGGTGGACGCCATCAACATGCGCCAGCGGGAACGTCTGGTGCTGATGGCCAAGGAGTTCCTCGGCGGCTCGGTGATGGGCCGGCGCATCACGGTGCTGGGCGCGGCGTTCAAGGCCAACAGCGACGATGTGCGGGATTCGCCGGCGTTGTCGGTGGCCGGTCAGCTCAACCTGGCGGGAGCTGACGTCAGCGTGTTTGATCCGCAGGCGATGGGCAACGCGCGGAAGGTGTTTCCGACGCTGACCTACGCCGACACCCTCGACGAGGCATTGACGGGCGCGGATCTGGTCATTTTGGCCACCGAGTGGCGCCAGTTCCGGGACATGGACCCGCGCCACGTGGGTGAACTGGTCGCGCAGCGGCGGATCATCGACGGCCGCAACGTGCTCGACGTCGACGCCTGGCAGGCGGAGGGGTGGACGATCGGCGCCCTCGGCCGGAGCCTGTGA
- a CDS encoding glycoside hydrolase family 3 N-terminal domain-containing protein — MDRRRPRALGALGAALALLVAACAPAEEAPSPVATDTSVTTSTTTSTSPRPTPTPTPAPEPTPEEIAAQRVPDDERATIASLMVVGVTDYDDALAKLRQGVGGIFIPSWADSRLLHEPGRDVAALREAVGRPFSVSIDFEGGRVQRHSEVLGDHPSPRELAATMSPQQVEEAAHGLGRTLRAHGITVDYAPVLDIHAAGLEVVGDRAFSADPWVAGDYGAAFARGLNRAGVAPVYKHFPGHGRASGDTHHVAAVTPPWPEVAAHDAAAWAVALKQRPAAVMVGHMIVPGLGEHVPASLNPEVYRVLREGDYPGGQPFHGLTYTDDLSGMRAITDAMSLPEAVARALAAGADQALWSSGAEIGPAVDAVQHALTQGEISPEAVDAAAQRVQLQLVYAGL; from the coding sequence ATTGATCGACGCCGCCCGCGGGCGCTGGGTGCCCTGGGGGCGGCCCTCGCGCTGCTCGTCGCCGCCTGCGCCCCGGCAGAAGAGGCGCCGTCGCCCGTCGCGACGGACACCAGCGTGACGACGTCCACCACGACGTCGACGAGCCCCCGGCCAACCCCGACGCCGACGCCGGCGCCAGAACCGACGCCCGAGGAGATCGCCGCGCAGCGCGTCCCGGACGACGAGCGCGCCACCATCGCCTCCCTCATGGTCGTCGGCGTGACCGACTACGACGACGCCCTGGCCAAACTGCGCCAAGGAGTCGGCGGCATCTTCATCCCCAGCTGGGCGGATTCGCGCCTGTTGCACGAACCCGGGCGCGACGTCGCCGCCCTACGGGAGGCCGTCGGTCGGCCGTTTTCCGTCTCCATCGACTTCGAGGGCGGGCGCGTGCAGCGCCACTCCGAGGTCCTCGGCGACCACCCCTCGCCCCGGGAGCTGGCCGCGACGATGAGCCCGCAGCAGGTCGAGGAGGCCGCCCACGGGCTGGGGCGCACCCTGCGCGCCCACGGGATCACCGTCGACTACGCCCCGGTGCTCGACATCCATGCCGCCGGCCTCGAGGTGGTCGGGGACCGGGCCTTCAGCGCCGACCCGTGGGTCGCCGGCGACTACGGCGCCGCCTTCGCCCGCGGACTGAACCGGGCCGGGGTGGCCCCGGTGTACAAGCACTTCCCAGGCCACGGGCGTGCCAGCGGTGACACCCACCACGTCGCCGCCGTCACCCCGCCCTGGCCGGAGGTCGCCGCCCACGACGCGGCCGCCTGGGCCGTCGCCCTTAAGCAGCGCCCCGCCGCCGTCATGGTCGGGCACATGATCGTGCCCGGCCTCGGCGAGCACGTCCCCGCCTCGTTGAATCCGGAGGTCTACCGGGTGCTGCGCGAAGGGGATTACCCCGGTGGTCAGCCGTTTCACGGTTTGACCTACACCGATGACCTGTCCGGCATGCGGGCGATCACCGACGCGATGAGCCTGCCCGAGGCCGTGGCGCGTGCGCTGGCCGCCGGCGCGGATCAGGCGCTGTGGTCCTCTGGCGCGGAGATCGGCCCGGCCGTCGACGCCGTCCAGCACGCCTTAACCCAGGGAGAGATCTCCCCGGAGGCCGTGGACGCCGCGGCGCAGCGGGTCCAACTCCAACTGGTCTACGCGGGGTTGTGA
- a CDS encoding tryptophanase, producing the protein MSRVKFHGDQQYPLEMHKVRIIQKLNLLPIEERLDALQQAGYNTFLLQNDDVFLDMLTDSGVNAMSQEQQAAMMQADDAYAGSSTYTRLESKVRELFGMRYFLPAHQGRACENIIFSTLVDDGDVIPMNYHFTTTKAHITANGGTVAEYLHPEGIDVTAEHPFKGNMDVAQLRELLASDANVPLVRMEAGTNLIGGQPFSLENLREVHAVAQEYGIPLVLDASLLQDNLYFMKKREEQCADMEIREIAMAVADACDIFYFSARKLGFGRGGGICIREEETYKQMRGLVPLFEGFLTYGGMSVREMEAITVGLEETMDYDMISHGPEFIEYTVRELDERGVPVIKPAGGLGAHLNAMDFVDHIPQTQYPAGALNAALYLTSGVRGMERGTMSEERDAEGVEPLANMELVRLALPRRVFTLSQLNYLIDRVTWLHENRELIGGLEWEEEPEILRFFYGRVRPTSDWPQKLLAKFREDFGDSL; encoded by the coding sequence ATGTCCAGGGTTAAGTTTCACGGCGACCAGCAGTACCCGCTGGAGATGCACAAGGTTCGTATCATCCAGAAGTTGAACCTGCTGCCGATCGAGGAACGCCTCGACGCGCTGCAGCAGGCCGGTTACAACACGTTCCTGCTGCAGAACGACGACGTGTTCCTCGACATGCTCACCGACTCCGGGGTCAACGCCATGAGCCAGGAGCAGCAGGCCGCGATGATGCAGGCCGACGACGCCTACGCCGGCTCCTCCACCTACACCCGCCTGGAAAGCAAGGTCCGCGAGCTCTTCGGGATGCGGTACTTCCTGCCCGCCCACCAGGGCCGCGCCTGCGAGAACATCATCTTCTCCACGCTCGTCGACGACGGCGACGTCATCCCGATGAACTACCACTTCACCACCACCAAGGCCCACATCACGGCCAACGGCGGCACCGTGGCGGAATACCTCCACCCGGAAGGCATCGACGTCACCGCGGAGCACCCGTTCAAAGGCAACATGGACGTCGCGCAGCTGCGCGAGCTGCTCGCCTCCGACGCGAATGTGCCGCTGGTGCGCATGGAGGCCGGCACCAACTTGATCGGTGGCCAACCCTTCTCGCTGGAGAACCTGCGCGAGGTCCACGCCGTCGCCCAGGAGTACGGCATTCCGCTGGTATTGGATGCCTCCCTACTGCAGGACAACCTGTACTTCATGAAGAAGCGGGAAGAGCAGTGCGCCGACATGGAGATCCGCGAGATCGCCATGGCCGTCGCCGACGCCTGCGACATCTTCTACTTCTCTGCCCGCAAGCTCGGCTTCGGCCGCGGCGGCGGCATCTGCATCCGCGAGGAAGAGACCTACAAGCAGATGCGCGGCCTGGTGCCGCTGTTCGAGGGTTTCCTCACCTACGGCGGCATGTCCGTCCGCGAGATGGAGGCCATCACCGTCGGCCTGGAAGAGACCATGGACTACGACATGATCTCGCACGGCCCGGAATTCATTGAGTACACCGTGCGCGAGCTGGACGAGCGCGGCGTGCCCGTGATCAAGCCCGCCGGCGGCCTGGGCGCACACCTCAACGCGATGGACTTCGTCGACCACATCCCGCAGACCCAGTACCCGGCCGGCGCGTTGAACGCGGCGCTATACCTGACCTCCGGGGTGCGCGGCATGGAGCGCGGCACCATGAGCGAGGAACGCGACGCCGAGGGCGTCGAGCCGCTGGCGAACATGGAGCTGGTGCGTTTGGCATTGCCGCGGCGCGTGTTCACGCTCTCGCAGCTGAACTACCTCATCGACCGCGTGACCTGGCTGCACGAGAACCGTGAACTCATCGGTGGTCTGGAGTGGGAGGAGGAGCCGGAGATCCTGCGCTTCTTCTACGGTCGGGTGCGCCCGACCTCGGACTGGCCACAGAAGCTGCTGGCCAAGTTCCGCGAGGACTTCGGCGACTCGCTGTAA
- the dcd gene encoding dCTP deaminase, translating into MLLSDRDIRSAVDSGRLGIEPYEPRLVQPSSIDVRLDKYFRVFNNSRYTHIDPKQPMDDLTTMVEVPEEEPFVLHPGEFVLASTLEMFTLPEDLAGRLEGKSSLGRLGLLTHSTAGFIDPGFTGCITLELSNVANLPITLWPDMKVGQLAIFQMSSAAEVPYGTGQLGSKYMNQRGPTPSKYYLNFR; encoded by the coding sequence GTGCTTCTCTCAGACCGTGACATCAGATCCGCCGTAGACTCCGGCCGCCTCGGCATCGAGCCATATGAGCCACGATTGGTGCAGCCGTCGAGCATCGACGTCCGCCTGGACAAATACTTCCGGGTGTTCAACAACTCGCGATACACCCACATCGACCCCAAGCAGCCGATGGATGACCTGACCACCATGGTGGAGGTGCCGGAGGAGGAGCCTTTCGTCTTGCATCCGGGCGAATTCGTGCTCGCCTCCACGTTGGAGATGTTCACCTTGCCGGAAGACCTCGCCGGCCGCCTGGAAGGAAAAAGTTCTCTGGGTCGTTTGGGGCTGTTGACCCACTCGACCGCCGGTTTCATCGACCCGGGTTTCACGGGATGCATCACCCTGGAGCTGTCGAACGTGGCGAACTTGCCGATCACGCTGTGGCCGGACATGAAGGTCGGCCAGCTGGCGATCTTCCAGATGTCCTCGGCCGCCGAGGTGCCCTACGGCACGGGTCAGCTGGGGTCGAAGTATATGAACCAGCGCGGCCCCACGCCCTCGAAGTATTATCTGAACTTCCGCTAG
- a CDS encoding DUF2613 family protein, with protein sequence MAFESDSLNRRTLGPVVASAVVGVALGVVGVLGVASFSGGAIPQSNAVPAEQALLGDPEYGSRE encoded by the coding sequence ATGGCTTTCGAATCCGATTCCCTCAACCGTCGCACGCTGGGCCCCGTCGTGGCCAGCGCCGTCGTCGGCGTGGCGCTCGGTGTCGTCGGCGTGCTCGGGGTGGCCTCCTTCTCGGGCGGCGCCATTCCGCAATCCAACGCGGTGCCCGCCGAACAGGCGCTTTTGGGCGATCCCGAGTACGGCTCCCGCGAGTAA
- a CDS encoding acyltransferase family protein produces MSPSYKRGFNPSLEGLRAVASFGVLATHVSFQTGMDPATPVGSVLARFDYFVAVFFALSAFLLWRGQLGGRRIRTGGDVARYWRNRLGRILPAYLACVTAVVLLLPDAAGMDVGQILANLTMAQIYVADGLAPGLTHLWSLCVEMAFYVALPVLVLLAPARRTGRIVLTVLVAALSLGWAFLPFVEATPAEGVANRQIWPPAYACWFAVGILAAECEGRVGPRVRRVLRIRWLWWALALATAWVAGQEFFGPLGLTHPSPGEFVLRILAGTVFAAALVVPYALAPANGWLASPVMTWLGRISYSVFLWHLAVMAVVFPLSGIDYFQGGQDFLPVFVLTAAITVVVSAASYVFVEEPARRFVRALGARGSSTSTTRHDTVSAQTAASASSSPA; encoded by the coding sequence GTGTCACCATCATATAAAAGGGGCTTCAACCCGTCGTTGGAGGGACTGCGCGCCGTGGCCTCCTTCGGGGTGCTCGCCACCCACGTGTCCTTCCAGACCGGCATGGACCCCGCCACCCCGGTGGGGTCGGTGCTGGCGCGTTTCGATTACTTCGTCGCGGTGTTCTTCGCGCTGTCGGCGTTTTTGCTCTGGCGGGGCCAGCTGGGCGGGCGTCGCATCCGCACCGGCGGGGACGTCGCCCGCTACTGGCGCAACCGCCTCGGTCGCATCCTGCCCGCCTACCTGGCGTGCGTGACGGCGGTGGTGCTGTTGCTTCCCGACGCCGCCGGCATGGACGTGGGCCAGATCCTGGCGAATCTGACCATGGCCCAGATTTACGTCGCCGACGGGCTCGCCCCCGGGCTGACGCACCTGTGGTCGCTGTGCGTGGAAATGGCCTTCTACGTGGCACTCCCGGTGTTGGTGCTGCTGGCCCCGGCGCGGCGCACCGGGCGTATCGTGTTGACGGTGCTGGTGGCGGCACTCAGCCTGGGGTGGGCGTTTCTGCCGTTCGTGGAGGCCACCCCGGCCGAGGGGGTGGCCAACCGGCAGATCTGGCCGCCGGCCTATGCGTGCTGGTTCGCGGTGGGGATCCTCGCCGCCGAATGCGAGGGGCGGGTCGGCCCGCGGGTGCGGCGGGTGCTGCGTATCCGTTGGCTGTGGTGGGCGCTGGCCCTGGCCACGGCCTGGGTTGCCGGCCAGGAGTTTTTCGGCCCGCTGGGGCTGACGCACCCGTCGCCGGGGGAGTTCGTGCTGCGCATTCTGGCGGGCACGGTGTTCGCCGCGGCGTTGGTGGTGCCCTACGCGCTGGCCCCGGCGAACGGGTGGTTGGCGTCGCCTGTGATGACGTGGCTGGGGCGGATCTCGTATTCGGTGTTTTTGTGGCACCTGGCGGTCATGGCGGTGGTGTTCCCGTTGAGCGGGATCGATTACTTCCAGGGCGGGCAGGATTTCCTGCCGGTCTTCGTGCTCACCGCGGCGATCACGGTGGTGGTCTCCGCGGCGAGTTATGTCTTCGTCGAGGAGCCGGCCCGGCGCTTCGTGCGTGCGCTGGGGGCGCGCGGGTCGTCGACGTCGACGACCAGGCACGACACCGTGAGCGCGCAGACGGCTGCCAGCGCGAGTTCGTCCCCGGCGTAA